The following proteins come from a genomic window of bacterium:
- the ispG gene encoding flavodoxin-dependent (E)-4-hydroxy-3-methylbut-2-enyl-diphosphate synthase has translation MKRRKTIKIKVGNVFVGGNAPISVQSMTKTDTKDTDATLRQISRLINEGCEIVRVAVKNSTDIKPFEKIAGRAKIPVIADIHFDYRLAAKAAEAGASCVRINPGNIGSSEKVKFVVDCLKKHRVPMRIGVNSGSLEPELLKKYKKPVPEALVESALKNIRLVEKFGFYDLKVSIKSTSVRDTCDAYRLLASKTKYPFHIGITEAGTVFSGTIKSAIGIGSLLLEGIGDTVRVSLTADPVREVRVAKEILKSLGLRKFGPEIISCPTCGRKEIDVEKIALEVEKLAAGIKTPMTIAVMGCSVNGPGEAREADIGIAGGKNIGIIFKNGRIIKKVKSEKLLSEFRKIIEKSY, from the coding sequence ATGAAAAGACGTAAAACGATTAAAATAAAAGTCGGAAATGTATTTGTGGGCGGAAACGCGCCCATATCCGTGCAATCGATGACTAAAACCGATACGAAAGATACAGATGCGACATTGCGGCAGATAAGCCGGTTGATAAATGAAGGCTGCGAAATCGTTAGAGTAGCCGTGAAAAATTCTACCGATATAAAGCCGTTTGAAAAAATCGCGGGGCGCGCAAAAATACCTGTGATAGCCGATATACATTTTGATTACCGCCTGGCAGCCAAAGCGGCGGAAGCGGGAGCTTCCTGTGTGAGAATTAATCCGGGTAACATCGGTTCATCCGAAAAAGTAAAATTTGTCGTTGACTGCCTGAAAAAGCACAGGGTTCCCATGCGGATAGGAGTTAATTCAGGCTCCCTTGAACCTGAATTATTGAAAAAATATAAAAAACCTGTTCCAGAAGCGCTTGTCGAAAGCGCCCTGAAGAACATAAGGTTGGTGGAGAAATTCGGTTTTTATGACCTGAAAGTTTCTATCAAATCCACCAGCGTAAGGGATACGTGCGATGCGTACAGGCTTTTGGCGTCAAAGACGAAGTATCCTTTTCATATAGGTATTACCGAAGCGGGGACAGTATTTTCAGGTACTATCAAATCCGCGATCGGCATCGGGTCCCTGCTCCTCGAAGGAATCGGCGATACCGTAAGGGTTTCCCTTACCGCTGATCCTGTCCGGGAAGTCAGGGTCGCCAAAGAGATATTGAAATCCCTGGGCTTGAGGAAGTTCGGCCCGGAGATAATATCCTGCCCGACCTGCGGAAGGAAAGAGATCGATGTAGAAAAAATCGCGCTCGAAGTCGAAAAACTCGCCGCCGGCATAAAAACGCCCATGACTATCGCGGTAATGGGTTGTTCCGTGAACGGGCCGGGAGAGGCGAGGGAAGCCGATATAGGTATAGCCGGCGGAAAAAACATTGGAATTATTTTTAAAAACGGTAGAATTATAAAGAAAGTTAAATCTGAAAAATTATTAAGCGAATTCAGGAAAATCATTGAGAAAAGTTATTAA
- a CDS encoding phosphatidate cytidylyltransferase — protein MDSLGKRLFSSAILILLLLLLIFFDNTYLIIGGAVAFVFWSSVEFYDLVQQKGIKASKWYGTIANIVIIIVVGVLCGLNERALSLLTWVFLFAACGAFVRQLFVASTNNAIFGISTTILGIFYVGYLFSFLVLLRFFQSISIGKYYLFSAVMMIKFSDAFAFFIGSVFGKHRLSARLSPKKSIEGLIGGIIGSVAGGLITYFFIKEVGFSILDAVVLGCIIGVVAEIGDLSESLLKRDAEIKDSKQLFPGLGGMLDILDSPLLCAPVFYFYVSYILK, from the coding sequence ATGGATAGCCTCGGAAAAAGATTGTTCAGTTCGGCGATATTAATACTTCTTTTGTTGCTGTTGATTTTCTTCGATAATACATATTTGATTATCGGCGGCGCTGTCGCTTTTGTCTTCTGGAGTTCCGTAGAGTTTTACGACCTTGTGCAGCAAAAGGGGATTAAGGCGTCAAAATGGTATGGAACCATTGCCAATATAGTTATTATTATAGTTGTCGGTGTTTTGTGCGGGTTGAACGAAAGGGCATTGTCCCTGCTTACATGGGTCTTTTTATTCGCCGCCTGCGGCGCCTTTGTAAGGCAGCTGTTTGTGGCTTCTACAAATAATGCCATATTCGGGATATCAACCACGATACTCGGTATATTTTATGTCGGTTATCTCTTCAGTTTTCTGGTTTTACTGAGGTTTTTCCAGTCAATTTCCATAGGAAAATACTATCTGTTTTCGGCGGTTATGATGATCAAGTTTTCTGACGCATTTGCTTTTTTCATAGGTTCTGTTTTCGGAAAACACAGGCTTAGCGCCCGCTTAAGCCCGAAGAAATCGATTGAAGGCCTGATAGGCGGAATTATAGGTTCGGTGGCGGGCGGGTTAATCACATATTTTTTTATTAAGGAAGTCGGTTTTTCCATACTTGACGCGGTCGTACTGGGATGTATTATCGGGGTTGTGGCGGAGATAGGCGATCTTTCGGAATCTCTCCTGAAGAGAGACGCTGAAATAAAAGATTCAAAGCAGCTCTTTCCCGGACTCGGGGGAATGCTCGATATTCTTGACAGCCCCCTTCTGTGCGCCCCGGTTTTTTATTTTTATGTCAGCTATATTTTGAAATAA
- the rseP gene encoding RIP metalloprotease RseP produces the protein MELIFNILIFAIFLGVLVFVHELGHFLTAKFLNIYVFEFMIGFPPKLFKVKRKETEYGIGAIPIGGYVKMAGQEDFPGHEEDEIKNIGIKVPEDRKFNRKSVWQRMSVIVAGPFMNFFFGVFVFIMLFLLGHQVLLGMKENYIGGVLPDSPAEKIGLRAGDRIAGVNGVETPTFEDIRWQIISKAGDELKLSVNRNGLLHDFTVVPEKPKGRNPGGIGISPFDFTEVYEVQSDTPAEKAGLLPKDIILKLDDKYVQLSDFSMFTADRLGKKMELTILREGEEERVSLVPMPLKCLSGMFVTEDNIVIVYNEKKAGSVIRTGDRIEKFNDIDIEKKNQVNDLVAGQAKSSKVKITVSRRTKKGFFGSSENRLEITSKIDFRGIIGVRTGPAMIYEKYPFGKAVQKGISQSLSTLKMVVGSLALLFSGRVGFDQLQGPVGIFKVTSAVASFGISSLMKWMGILSMYLAFFNILPLPMLDGGHILLLLIEKIKGRPINEKYVLIWQKIGLILIMLLLVFVTFNDIRLR, from the coding sequence ATGGAACTGATTTTTAATATTCTTATTTTTGCGATATTTCTGGGGGTGCTTGTTTTTGTCCATGAACTGGGGCATTTCTTGACCGCTAAATTTTTGAACATTTATGTATTTGAATTTATGATCGGGTTTCCTCCGAAACTTTTTAAAGTAAAAAGAAAAGAGACTGAGTACGGTATAGGGGCGATACCGATAGGGGGATATGTGAAGATGGCCGGGCAGGAAGATTTCCCCGGACATGAAGAAGACGAGATAAAAAATATCGGCATAAAGGTTCCCGAAGACCGGAAGTTTAACAGGAAAAGTGTCTGGCAGAGGATGTCCGTTATCGTTGCCGGCCCGTTTATGAATTTCTTCTTCGGGGTATTTGTCTTTATAATGCTTTTCCTTCTGGGGCATCAGGTCTTGCTGGGGATGAAGGAGAATTATATCGGCGGCGTGCTGCCGGATTCGCCTGCCGAGAAAATCGGTTTGCGCGCCGGAGACAGGATTGCAGGCGTAAACGGAGTCGAAACCCCGACCTTTGAAGATATACGATGGCAGATTATTTCAAAAGCCGGGGATGAACTGAAATTAAGCGTGAACAGAAACGGCTTGCTCCATGATTTTACCGTTGTTCCGGAAAAACCCAAAGGCCGTAATCCCGGCGGGATAGGTATAAGCCCTTTTGATTTCACTGAAGTTTATGAGGTCCAGAGCGATACTCCCGCTGAAAAGGCGGGCTTGCTCCCGAAAGATATTATACTTAAGCTCGATGATAAGTATGTCCAGCTTTCTGACTTCAGTATGTTTACGGCCGACAGGCTGGGTAAAAAAATGGAGTTGACCATTTTAAGAGAAGGAGAAGAAGAGCGTGTATCTTTAGTCCCTATGCCGTTAAAATGCCTGAGCGGGATGTTCGTAACAGAGGACAACATTGTCATTGTTTATAATGAGAAAAAGGCGGGAAGCGTAATCCGGACAGGGGACAGAATCGAAAAATTCAATGATATTGATATAGAAAAAAAGAATCAGGTGAATGACCTTGTGGCCGGACAGGCAAAAAGTTCGAAGGTTAAAATAACGGTTTCAAGGCGGACAAAAAAAGGATTTTTCGGGTCATCTGAGAACCGGCTTGAAATTACTTCAAAAATAGATTTCAGGGGTATTATAGGAGTAAGGACGGGGCCTGCGATGATATATGAGAAATATCCTTTCGGAAAAGCGGTCCAAAAAGGGATAAGCCAATCGTTATCGACTTTGAAAATGGTTGTCGGTTCTCTGGCGCTCTTATTTTCGGGCAGGGTCGGTTTTGACCAGCTGCAGGGCCCGGTCGGGATATTCAAAGTAACATCGGCAGTAGCAAGTTTCGGTATTTCCAGTCTGATGAAATGGATGGGTATTTTGAGCATGTACCTGGCTTTCTTCAATATTCTTCCCCTGCCCATGCTTGACGGGGGGCATATCCTTTTGCTGTTAATAGAAAAAATAAAGGGCAGGCCGATTAATGAAAAATATGTCCTTATATGGCAGAAAATCGGGTTAATACTTATTATGTTACTTCTGGTTTTTGTTACGTTTAATGATATAAGGTTAAGATGA
- the nusA gene encoding transcription termination factor NusA — protein sequence MNGDLLSVLEYLEREKGISRDTLIAAVESSLLSAARKSKITEKELEIKIDPQTGEIRAFALLEVVSKAKDPASEISLSEAKKIIKKVKVGEKVKREVTQKGFGRIAAQTAKQVIIQKIKEAERENVFNEYKDRVGDIVTGSVRRFDRKDIIVDLIKAEALLPFKEQCHGESYNIGNRIRAYIYDVRMSARGPEILLSRAHPNFVKKLFELEVPEISDGTVQIKGIAREPGYRTKVAVYSKDEKIDCVGACVGLRGSRVKNIVAELGNEKIDIVRWNEEISGYVREALNPAKLKNVEINEGQKLITVTVDDDQLSLSIGKKGQNARLAAKLLGWKIDIKKSSDVNVQDKIEHAWHELAKINGIDESVARALVEAGYTDIEGLALATYDDLMKIPGVGEKTAEKIINGIKDIKKDKS from the coding sequence ATGAACGGAGATTTGCTGTCGGTGCTTGAATATTTAGAGCGCGAGAAAGGTATAAGCAGGGACACGCTTATTGCCGCTGTGGAAAGCTCTTTATTGTCAGCTGCCAGGAAAAGCAAAATTACCGAGAAAGAGCTTGAGATAAAAATCGACCCGCAAACTGGCGAAATCAGGGCATTTGCCCTGCTGGAAGTCGTTAGTAAGGCGAAGGACCCTGCAAGCGAAATTTCCCTGTCCGAAGCGAAAAAAATAATAAAGAAGGTAAAAGTCGGAGAAAAAGTAAAGAGAGAGGTCACACAGAAGGGTTTCGGCAGGATTGCGGCGCAAACAGCCAAACAGGTTATAATCCAGAAAATCAAGGAAGCCGAACGCGAAAATGTTTTTAATGAATATAAAGACCGCGTGGGCGATATTGTGACGGGTTCCGTCAGAAGGTTTGACAGGAAAGATATCATAGTTGATTTAATCAAAGCAGAGGCATTGCTTCCGTTCAAAGAGCAGTGCCATGGCGAAAGTTATAACATAGGCAACAGGATAAGGGCTTATATTTATGATGTAAGGATGAGCGCGAGAGGGCCTGAAATACTTCTTTCAAGAGCGCATCCCAATTTTGTGAAAAAGTTGTTTGAACTGGAAGTCCCTGAGATTTCCGACGGAACAGTGCAGATAAAAGGAATAGCGAGAGAGCCCGGCTACAGAACTAAAGTAGCTGTCTATTCCAAAGATGAAAAAATAGATTGTGTGGGAGCCTGTGTCGGCTTAAGAGGTTCGCGGGTTAAAAATATTGTTGCGGAACTCGGTAACGAAAAGATCGATATAGTCCGTTGGAATGAAGAGATATCCGGATATGTCAGGGAGGCGCTGAATCCCGCAAAATTGAAAAACGTTGAAATTAATGAAGGTCAGAAATTGATTACTGTGACAGTAGATGACGACCAGTTATCCCTTTCTATAGGGAAAAAGGGACAGAATGCCCGGCTTGCGGCAAAACTTCTGGGCTGGAAAATTGATATTAAGAAGTCATCCGATGTCAATGTTCAGGATAAGATAGAGCATGCATGGCATGAGCTGGCTAAAATTAACGGCATAGATGAATCTGTCGCGAGAGCGCTTGTGGAAGCGGGTTATACCGATATTGAAGGGCTTGCTCTGGCGACATATGATGATTTGATGAAGATACCCGGTGTCGGCGAGAAAACAGCTGAAAAGATTATTAACGGTATAAAAGATATAAAAAAGGATAAGAGTTGA
- a CDS encoding sugar ABC transporter substrate-binding protein has product MKKEPGIKKIVFLLRATPEQLSIWKTVVDVFKRKNPGIGVELQNVEDRYYWSKLRTMIAGGTPPDVIFMESYRIQAYVLQDSLEDLSPYIRRSKNIKASDFYEESFNLYKFGNKVYGLPNDIAVYCMFYNKDIFDAYGVDYPKDDWTWDDFLEKAEKLTLDLDNNGLKEVYGYVYGHPFSSFLWIWQNDAYLTDDYLNPGRITVTSDNFVQALKFISDMRFKYGIVPGLTELEVLNTSLFFVQGRVAMVVDGHWMVPYYKNYANFKWDVVVLPKGKQRATLGEGSCFSISKTSKNKDAAWKLIEFLAGEHGQKLIVKMGFSTPALKKIAESEQYFSSESYSESAFIKSIPFGKCFPRTEHLAELQDAFYRLHEIVVMDNNADIRLLCEKYGKEMQEILSQ; this is encoded by the coding sequence GTGAAAAAAGAGCCCGGGATAAAAAAAATAGTTTTTTTGCTGAGGGCCACTCCCGAACAGTTAAGCATATGGAAAACAGTTGTAGATGTTTTTAAGCGTAAAAACCCCGGAATCGGAGTAGAGCTGCAAAATGTTGAAGACCGCTATTACTGGTCTAAATTGCGCACCATGATAGCCGGCGGCACGCCCCCCGATGTCATATTTATGGAGTCGTACAGGATACAGGCTTATGTCCTGCAGGATTCACTCGAGGACCTTTCCCCTTACATCCGCAGGTCGAAAAACATAAAAGCTTCGGATTTTTATGAAGAATCCTTTAACCTGTATAAATTCGGGAATAAGGTTTACGGACTGCCGAATGATATCGCCGTGTACTGTATGTTTTATAACAAGGATATTTTCGACGCTTATGGGGTTGATTATCCGAAAGATGACTGGACATGGGATGATTTTCTGGAGAAAGCTGAAAAGCTGACCCTGGATCTCGACAATAACGGCCTCAAGGAAGTTTACGGATATGTGTACGGACATCCGTTTTCTTCTTTTTTATGGATATGGCAGAATGATGCTTATTTGACGGATGATTATTTGAATCCCGGAAGAATAACTGTGACTTCGGATAATTTTGTCCAGGCGTTGAAATTCATATCCGATATGAGGTTTAAATACGGCATTGTCCCCGGCCTTACGGAGCTGGAAGTGCTGAATACAAGCCTTTTCTTTGTGCAGGGCAGGGTCGCGATGGTAGTCGACGGGCACTGGATGGTGCCTTATTATAAGAACTATGCGAACTTCAAGTGGGATGTTGTCGTTCTGCCGAAGGGAAAGCAAAGGGCTACTTTAGGCGAAGGTTCATGCTTTTCCATAAGCAAAACATCGAAGAACAAAGATGCCGCATGGAAGCTTATTGAATTCCTGGCAGGGGAGCACGGACAGAAACTGATAGTCAAGATGGGGTTTTCCACTCCGGCGTTAAAAAAGATAGCTGAATCGGAACAGTATTTTTCTTCCGAGTCATACAGCGAGAGCGCATTCATAAAATCTATTCCTTTCGGGAAATGTTTTCCGCGGACGGAGCATCTGGCGGAATTACAGGATGCATTTTACCGTCTTCATGAGATTGTTGTAATGGATAACAACGCTGATATCAGACTGTTATGCGAAAAATACGGCAAAGAAATGCAGGAGATTCTCAGCCAGTAA
- a CDS encoding proline--tRNA ligase: MRWSKALIPTLKESPSDAEVISHKLMVRSGMIRKVSPGIYNYLPLCFRVIEKVKKIIKDEMNKAGAQELLMPVLSPAELWKETLRWDVYGKELMRVEDRHKKQYALGPTHEEVITDIARKELKSYKQLPACLYQIQTKFRDEIRPRFGVMRSREFIMKDAYSFHRTGEDLDSYYSVMFEVYSNIFKRCGLKFRAVMADSGAIGGDVTHEFMVLASSGESLVLSCPDDKCGYAATSDTAESIIQGLDEKSKLSGNFTEKHTPGKKTVEEVSGFLKIKPFNLIKTLIYKTSKKPVAVLIRGDREVNTAKLKKFLRDEFTELADDALTEKITGAEVGFAGPKNLKENIKIFADLSIKNTGPAVIGANKKDTHYLNALPDRDYSVDKFVKVSIAMAGDKCVNCGNQLNEFRGIEVGQIFKLGKKYSDSMKAKYIEENGKENTYWMGCYGIGVTRTIAAAIEQNNDDNGIIWPIQIAPYQVILTGLNMKDKNTVEVCEDLYNGLVKEGIEVLYDDRDLRAGFKFKDADLIGIPVKAVISEANLKNGDIEIQDRMTSKKEIFPLGRAVSAIKEKIGQTR, encoded by the coding sequence ATGCGGTGGAGTAAAGCGTTAATTCCTACATTGAAAGAGTCCCCTTCGGATGCGGAGGTCATAAGCCATAAGTTGATGGTGCGTTCCGGGATGATAAGGAAAGTATCTCCCGGTATTTATAATTATCTCCCCCTTTGCTTTCGTGTGATCGAGAAGGTGAAGAAGATAATAAAGGATGAGATGAATAAGGCCGGAGCCCAGGAATTACTTATGCCGGTCCTTTCTCCCGCTGAACTGTGGAAAGAGACTCTCAGGTGGGATGTTTACGGCAAAGAACTAATGCGGGTTGAAGACAGGCATAAAAAACAATATGCATTAGGCCCTACACACGAAGAGGTTATAACTGATATTGCAAGAAAAGAATTAAAGTCATACAAACAGCTTCCTGCATGCTTATATCAGATTCAGACAAAGTTCAGGGATGAAATCAGGCCAAGATTCGGGGTAATGAGAAGCCGTGAATTCATTATGAAAGACGCTTACAGTTTTCACAGGACGGGGGAAGACCTTGATTCCTATTACAGCGTGATGTTTGAGGTCTATTCCAATATCTTTAAAAGATGCGGATTGAAATTCAGGGCGGTTATGGCTGATTCCGGAGCCATAGGGGGAGATGTAACCCATGAGTTCATGGTGCTTGCTTCTTCAGGAGAATCTCTTGTCTTGAGCTGCCCTGACGATAAATGCGGATACGCGGCAACCAGCGATACGGCGGAATCCATAATACAGGGCCTTGATGAAAAATCAAAACTGTCCGGAAATTTTACCGAAAAGCATACGCCCGGCAAAAAGACAGTGGAAGAAGTTTCGGGTTTCCTGAAAATAAAACCGTTTAATTTAATAAAGACTTTGATATATAAGACATCGAAAAAACCGGTTGCCGTGCTTATAAGAGGGGACAGGGAAGTAAATACGGCCAAACTGAAGAAGTTTCTCAGGGATGAATTCACGGAACTTGCGGATGACGCATTGACAGAAAAAATAACAGGGGCCGAGGTCGGGTTTGCGGGCCCGAAAAACTTGAAGGAAAATATAAAAATATTTGCGGATTTAAGCATTAAAAATACGGGCCCGGCTGTGATAGGAGCGAATAAAAAGGATACCCATTATTTAAATGCATTACCGGATCGGGATTACAGCGTTGACAAGTTTGTCAAAGTATCGATAGCCATGGCCGGGGATAAGTGCGTCAATTGCGGAAATCAGCTCAACGAGTTCAGGGGGATAGAGGTCGGACAGATATTCAAGCTCGGCAAAAAATACAGCGATTCCATGAAGGCAAAGTATATTGAGGAAAACGGCAAAGAAAACACATATTGGATGGGTTGTTACGGTATAGGTGTTACAAGGACCATAGCCGCGGCGATTGAGCAGAATAACGATGATAACGGCATCATATGGCCCATTCAGATAGCGCCCTATCAGGTTATTTTGACAGGTCTGAATATGAAGGACAAGAATACGGTTGAAGTATGTGAAGACCTTTATAATGGACTTGTAAAAGAAGGTATTGAAGTCCTGTACGATGACAGGGATCTGAGAGCGGGGTTTAAATTTAAGGATGCGGATTTAATAGGAATTCCGGTTAAAGCGGTTATAAGCGAGGCTAACCTTAAAAACGGCGATATAGAGATACAGGACAGGATGACATCAAAAAAAGAAATATTCCCCCTGGGCCGGGCGGTATCCGCGATAAAAGAAAAGATCGGGCAAACCCGCTGA
- a CDS encoding isoprenyl transferase, which yields MQKLKVPDHIAIIMDGNGRWAKKKGLPRIKGHYEGAKSVRRIVEACVELKLKYLTLYAFSTENWKRGKSEVHALMRLLNRFLRFELKNMMKNRIKFRVIGDISLFPPDLKKNIISAEDQTKANEGLTLVLALNYGSRAEILKAVREIAVKCRKGDIQPQAIDEAVFQRHLYTDGIPDPDLLIRTSGEVRLSNFLLWQCSYTEFCFTGVLWPDFGKQELLEAVKEYYNRERRYGKERA from the coding sequence ATGCAGAAATTGAAAGTTCCGGATCATATTGCAATAATTATGGATGGAAACGGCAGATGGGCGAAGAAGAAAGGTCTGCCGAGAATAAAAGGCCATTACGAGGGCGCAAAATCTGTCCGCCGCATTGTGGAAGCATGTGTGGAATTAAAGCTCAAATACCTGACATTATATGCTTTTTCAACTGAAAATTGGAAAAGAGGCAAGAGCGAAGTACATGCGCTGATGAGACTTTTGAACAGGTTCCTGCGCTTTGAACTTAAGAATATGATGAAAAACAGGATAAAGTTCAGAGTTATCGGAGATATAAGCTTATTTCCGCCGGATTTAAAAAAGAATATAATTTCCGCCGAAGATCAGACTAAAGCCAATGAGGGGTTAACGCTTGTCCTGGCTTTGAACTATGGTTCCAGGGCGGAAATATTAAAAGCGGTCCGCGAGATAGCGGTTAAATGCCGGAAAGGCGATATCCAGCCGCAGGCGATAGATGAGGCTGTATTTCAAAGGCATCTTTACACTGACGGTATCCCGGATCCCGATTTATTGATAAGAACCAGCGGAGAAGTCAGATTGAGCAATTTTCTGTTATGGCAGTGTTCTTATACGGAATTCTGTTTTACCGGGGTCCTTTGGCCTGATTTCGGCAAACAGGAACTTCTGGAAGCTGTTAAGGAGTATTACAACCGCGAGAGAAGATACGGGAAAGAAAGAGCTTGA
- a CDS encoding glycoside hydrolase family 130 protein, which yields MANESVFKRYKNNPIITAAAVKRANSIHNSAVVPFNDGYAGVFRVDEQDFRFTLHAGRSKDGIQWKIEDEEIKMKCSNPDIPESKRNYDPRITMLDGIYYITWCVDSSQGPCIGLAKTRDFENFERMDNPFPPANRNCVIFPRKINGKYAVLHRPSDRGHTPFGDIFYSASPDLVHWGTHRFVFGPLRGWQSTKVGPGPAPIEMEDGWLLIYHGVWTSCNGYLYYAGGAILDKEKPWKVLYRTRDYLLAPTEIYERVGDVPNVVFPSSAVVIGKTLRLYYGCADTCISVAEADIDEIAGFIKTHSF from the coding sequence ATGGCTAATGAAAGTGTTTTCAAAAGATACAAAAATAACCCTATTATCACCGCCGCGGCGGTTAAAAGGGCCAACAGTATTCATAACAGCGCCGTGGTGCCGTTTAATGACGGATATGCCGGGGTATTCAGGGTTGATGAACAGGATTTCAGGTTTACGCTGCATGCGGGAAGGAGCAAAGACGGCATTCAGTGGAAAATTGAGGATGAAGAAATCAAAATGAAGTGCTCCAACCCCGATATTCCTGAAAGCAAAAGAAATTATGACCCGAGGATTACCATGCTTGACGGTATCTATTATATAACGTGGTGTGTGGATTCTTCCCAGGGGCCTTGCATAGGGCTGGCAAAAACCAGAGACTTTGAAAACTTCGAGAGGATGGACAATCCGTTCCCGCCGGCAAACAGGAACTGTGTGATTTTCCCGAGAAAAATCAACGGTAAGTATGCGGTGCTGCACCGTCCCAGTGACAGGGGGCATACGCCGTTCGGTGATATTTTTTATTCCGCGAGTCCCGATCTTGTCCACTGGGGCACCCACAGGTTTGTCTTCGGCCCGCTGCGGGGATGGCAATCGACTAAAGTCGGCCCGGGCCCGGCTCCTATTGAGATGGAAGATGGGTGGTTGCTTATCTATCACGGGGTCTGGACCAGCTGCAACGGTTATCTGTATTATGCCGGAGGCGCTATCCTTGATAAGGAAAAACCATGGAAAGTCCTGTACAGGACCAGGGATTACCTGTTAGCCCCCACCGAGATTTATGAAAGGGTCGGGGATGTGCCCAATGTGGTCTTTCCAAGTTCAGCGGTTGTAATAGGTAAGACTTTGAGATTATATTATGGCTGCGCCGACACCTGTATTTCTGTGGCCGAAGCCGATATCGACGAAATCGCCGGGTTTATAAAAACCCACAGTTTTTAG
- a CDS encoding 1-deoxy-D-xylulose-5-phosphate reductoisomerase, whose product MKKISILGSTGSIGESCLDIIRNNPDRFKVFALTAGKNEKLLAKQVNEFRPGYAVIADDTKYPGIKGKIPKGTKLISGSEGLKYVASLKDADICVSALVGSAGLMPTFEAARSGKRLAIANKESLVMAGELMLKNAERFSTEILPVDSEHSAIFQCLAGNDKSGFKSIILTASGGPFLNCSKSRMSRMKPENALKHPCWKMGAKVTVDSATLMNKALEIIEAKWLFGADPGKIKVVIHRESVIHSMVQFKDNSVIAQLSVPDMRIPIQYALTYPDRIESPVKALNLADIKSLTFAEPDEKKFPFLKLAYQVLEKGGVYPAVMSSSNEVAVGGFLKKQLNITQIYEIVVDTLSSVRNRKMKTIEDVKDADRWAREYASELLKKKRGSR is encoded by the coding sequence ATGAAAAAAATATCCATACTGGGCTCTACAGGTTCCATAGGTGAAAGCTGTCTGGACATAATAAGGAATAATCCGGACAGGTTTAAGGTTTTTGCTTTGACTGCCGGAAAAAACGAAAAACTTTTAGCGAAGCAGGTTAACGAGTTTCGTCCCGGGTACGCGGTTATTGCCGATGACACAAAATATCCGGGTATAAAAGGAAAAATACCAAAGGGAACAAAGTTAATTTCAGGAAGCGAGGGGCTTAAATATGTCGCGTCTCTTAAAGATGCGGATATATGTGTTTCCGCATTGGTGGGTTCTGCCGGGCTGATGCCTACTTTTGAAGCGGCCCGCAGCGGCAAACGGCTTGCCATCGCAAATAAAGAATCGCTTGTTATGGCGGGTGAGCTGATGCTGAAAAACGCGGAGAGATTCTCAACGGAAATACTGCCTGTTGACAGTGAACACAGCGCGATATTTCAGTGCCTTGCCGGCAATGACAAGTCCGGTTTTAAAAGTATAATTCTTACAGCTTCAGGCGGTCCCTTCCTGAATTGCAGCAAGAGCCGCATGAGCAGGATGAAACCGGAGAACGCCTTAAAACATCCTTGCTGGAAAATGGGCGCGAAAGTTACGGTGGATTCTGCGACATTGATGAATAAAGCCCTGGAAATCATTGAAGCAAAATGGCTTTTTGGCGCCGATCCCGGAAAAATAAAGGTTGTGATTCATCGCGAATCCGTCATTCACTCAATGGTCCAATTTAAAGATAATTCGGTTATAGCGCAGTTAAGCGTTCCGGATATGAGGATTCCCATCCAGTATGCGTTGACATATCCGGACAGGATTGAATCGCCGGTAAAGGCGCTGAATCTGGCTGACATAAAAAGCCTGACCTTTGCCGAACCCGATGAAAAAAAATTTCCTTTTCTGAAACTGGCATATCAGGTTTTGGAAAAAGGGGGTGTATATCCGGCGGTTATGAGCTCGTCGAATGAAGTTGCGGTGGGCGGTTTTTTGAAAAAACAGCTGAATATTACTCAGATATATGAAATTGTCGTAGACACTCTTTCATCCGTAAGGAATAGAAAGATGAAAACAATTGAAGATGTGAAAGACGCCGATCGCTGGGCAAGGGAATACGCGTCGGAATTGCTAAAAAAGAAAAGGGGAAGCCGCTGA